A genomic region of Mitsuaria sp. 7 contains the following coding sequences:
- the fabG gene encoding 3-oxoacyl-ACP reductase FabG, whose translation MKNNNDSNDTVLVTGSSRGIGRAVALRLARDGYDVVVHCRSRVEEAQAVAAEITALGRQARVLQFDVADREAASTALLADVEAHGCYYGVVCNAGIARDGAFPALSGEDWDQVIHTNLDAFYNVLHPLTMPLVRRRKPGRIVTLASVSGVMGNRGQVNYSASKAGIIGATKALAVELASRQITVNCVAPGLIATEMVDERVLEEAMKLIPAQRVGTPEEVAATVAFLMGKDAAYITRQVISVNGGMVG comes from the coding sequence ATGAAGAACAACAACGACTCCAACGACACCGTGCTGGTGACCGGCTCCAGCCGGGGCATCGGGCGCGCGGTGGCGCTGCGCCTGGCGCGCGACGGCTACGACGTGGTGGTGCATTGCCGCAGCCGCGTCGAGGAAGCCCAGGCCGTCGCCGCCGAGATCACGGCGCTGGGCCGGCAGGCCCGCGTGCTGCAGTTCGACGTCGCCGACCGCGAGGCCGCGTCGACGGCCCTGCTCGCCGACGTCGAGGCGCACGGCTGCTACTACGGCGTCGTCTGCAACGCCGGCATCGCGCGCGACGGCGCCTTCCCCGCGCTCAGCGGCGAGGACTGGGACCAGGTCATCCACACCAACCTGGACGCGTTCTACAACGTGCTGCACCCGCTGACGATGCCGCTGGTGCGCCGCCGCAAGCCGGGCCGCATCGTGACGCTGGCCTCCGTGTCGGGCGTCATGGGCAACCGGGGTCAGGTCAATTACAGCGCCAGCAAGGCCGGTATCATCGGCGCCACAAAAGCGCTGGCGGTCGAATTGGCCAGCCGGCAGATCACGGTGAACTGCGTCGCGCCCGGCCTGATCGCCACCGAGATGGTGGACGAGCGGGTCCTCGAGGAAGCGATGAAGCTGATCCCGGCGCAACGCGTCGGGACACCGGAGGAGGTGGCCGCCACGGTGGCCTTCCTGATGGGCAAGGACGCGGCCTACATCACCCGGCAGGTGATCTCGGTCAACGGAGGAATGGTGGGATGA
- a CDS encoding 3-hydroxylacyl-ACP dehydratase: MSEPMNPSNPSNPSNPSDAEPTAVDAAFDLVFPMPAADLVPHAGRMGLLTRVLACEGDRLVAEAVLAGDQLFHDSQGEGTGIGGWIGIELMAQAVAAWAGVQGRARGEAPRIGLLLGCRKYRSTRARFEAGETLRIEIAREFQADNGLGQFACVLHLAGAAAQAPPLAQAQLTVFGPPDPAAFLAGTAP, from the coding sequence ATGTCTGAGCCGATGAATCCGTCGAACCCGTCGAACCCGTCGAACCCGTCCGACGCCGAGCCGACCGCAGTCGACGCCGCCTTCGACCTCGTGTTCCCGATGCCGGCGGCGGACCTCGTGCCGCACGCCGGGCGCATGGGCCTGCTGACGCGCGTGCTGGCCTGCGAGGGCGATCGCCTGGTCGCCGAGGCGGTGCTGGCCGGCGATCAACTCTTCCATGACAGCCAGGGCGAAGGCACCGGCATCGGCGGCTGGATCGGCATCGAGCTGATGGCGCAGGCCGTGGCCGCGTGGGCCGGCGTGCAGGGCCGCGCGCGCGGTGAGGCGCCGCGCATCGGCCTGTTGCTGGGCTGCCGCAAGTACCGCAGCACGCGTGCCCGTTTCGAGGCCGGGGAGACGCTGCGCATCGAGATCGCGCGCGAGTTCCAGGCCGACAACGGCCTCGGCCAGTTCGCCTGCGTGCTGCACCTGGCGGGCGCCGCGGCGCAAGCGCCGCCGCTGGCGCAGGCGCAGCTCACGGTGTTCGGACCGCCCGATCCGGCCGCCTTCCTGGCCGGCACGGCCCCTTGA
- a CDS encoding beta-ketoacyl-ACP synthase, protein MAVYLHEPGVVCALGSGVEALRAGVFAEAPGGVAPNEAIWPGRTLHLGAVSAALQSVDARPLAERSRNNALLLEALAQIRPAVEAAITRYGAARVGVVLGTSTSGVGEAEQAWNASAQAGDEVPRLPSSFHVGQQEIGAPALMLARELGAAGPRHVISTACSSSAKALASAARLLRAGLCDAVVCGGADSLCRFTVAGFAALDSVAEERCNPMSEGRDGINIGEAAALFLMTREPGPVRLSGWGETSDAHHISAPEPNGTGALAAMRAALTQAGLAPSDIDYLNLHGTATPQNDAMESRAVEALFGLDLPCSSTKPLTGHTLGAAGALEAAIAWIHLRDNPDGRLAPHWWDGRRDPALPAIRLAAPGGRLGRAPRHVLSNSFAFGGSNAALILSRHDV, encoded by the coding sequence GTGGCCGTCTATCTGCATGAACCGGGCGTCGTCTGCGCATTGGGCAGCGGCGTCGAGGCGCTGCGCGCCGGCGTCTTCGCCGAAGCGCCGGGCGGTGTCGCGCCGAACGAGGCGATCTGGCCCGGGCGCACCCTGCACCTCGGTGCGGTGAGCGCCGCGCTGCAATCCGTCGATGCGCGTCCGCTCGCCGAGCGCAGCCGCAACAACGCGCTGCTGCTGGAGGCGCTCGCCCAGATCCGGCCGGCCGTCGAGGCGGCGATCACGCGCTACGGCGCCGCCCGCGTCGGCGTGGTGCTGGGCACCAGCACGTCGGGGGTCGGCGAGGCCGAGCAGGCCTGGAACGCCTCGGCCCAGGCCGGCGACGAAGTGCCTCGACTGCCGTCGTCCTTCCACGTCGGCCAGCAGGAGATCGGCGCGCCCGCGCTGATGCTGGCGCGCGAGCTCGGCGCCGCCGGTCCGCGGCATGTGATCTCGACGGCCTGCTCGTCCAGCGCGAAGGCGCTCGCGAGCGCCGCGCGGCTGCTGCGTGCCGGCCTCTGCGACGCGGTCGTCTGCGGCGGCGCGGACTCGCTGTGCCGCTTCACCGTCGCGGGTTTCGCGGCGCTCGATTCGGTCGCCGAGGAACGTTGCAATCCGATGAGCGAAGGCCGCGACGGCATCAACATCGGCGAGGCCGCCGCCCTGTTCCTGATGACGCGCGAGCCCGGTCCCGTGCGTCTGTCCGGCTGGGGCGAGACCTCGGACGCGCATCACATCTCGGCGCCCGAACCCAACGGCACCGGCGCGCTGGCCGCGATGCGCGCGGCCTTGACGCAGGCCGGCCTGGCGCCGTCCGACATCGACTACCTGAACCTCCACGGCACGGCCACGCCGCAGAACGACGCGATGGAGAGCCGGGCGGTGGAGGCGCTGTTCGGGCTCGACCTGCCGTGCAGCTCGACCAAGCCGCTGACCGGTCACACGCTGGGCGCCGCCGGCGCGCTGGAAGCCGCGATCGCCTGGATACATCTGCGCGACAACCCGGACGGACGGCTCGCGCCACACTGGTGGGACGGCCGCCGCGATCCCGCGTTGCCCGCGATCCGGCTTGCCGCGCCCGGCGGGCGCCTGGGCCGCGCGCCGCGCCACGTGCTGAGCAACTCCTTCGCCTTCGGCGGCAGCAATGCCGCGCTGATCCTGAGTCGACACGATGTCTGA
- a CDS encoding DUF3261 domain-containing protein: protein MPPMLRRTLQASFLVPIAALVAVMTGCASARAPSTASTAGTAPTAAAAPAAPATATSTPALAAEAMPLPMLRLAPALLERDVSLSQRLTVTPLDDSGRAPQVVDVQLEIDREGLRLAAFAIGQRVLLMQWDGRELKTQRHPRLPAEVDEQRMLRDMTLVYWPVAALRGALPPGWTLRGTPGHRALIAGADLAHPVIDVAVSGDLAGDSRIVITNQREHYRLLIESRPLESGR, encoded by the coding sequence ATGCCTCCGATGCTCCGCCGGACGCTGCAGGCGTCGTTCCTCGTCCCGATCGCCGCGTTGGTGGCGGTGATGACGGGGTGCGCCTCCGCGCGCGCGCCGTCGACCGCTTCGACGGCAGGGACCGCACCGACAGCAGCGGCAGCACCGGCAGCACCGGCAACGGCGACATCGACGCCGGCGCTGGCCGCCGAGGCCATGCCGCTGCCGATGCTGCGTCTCGCGCCCGCGCTGCTCGAACGCGACGTGAGCCTGAGCCAGCGTCTCACGGTCACGCCGCTGGACGACAGCGGGCGTGCGCCGCAGGTCGTTGACGTGCAGCTGGAGATCGACCGCGAGGGCCTGCGCCTGGCCGCCTTTGCGATCGGCCAGCGTGTGCTGCTGATGCAGTGGGACGGCCGCGAGCTGAAGACGCAGCGCCATCCGCGCCTGCCCGCCGAAGTCGACGAGCAGCGCATGCTGCGCGACATGACGCTGGTCTACTGGCCCGTCGCCGCGCTGCGCGGCGCGCTGCCGCCGGGCTGGACGCTGCGTGGGACGCCGGGCCACCGGGCACTGATCGCGGGCGCGGACCTCGCCCACCCGGTCATCGATGTCGCCGTCTCCGGGGACCTCGCCGGGGACAGCCGGATCGTCATCACCAACCAGCGGGAGCACTATCGGCTCCTGATCGAGTCCCGACCCCTGGAGTCCGGTCGATGA
- a CDS encoding class I SAM-dependent methyltransferase: protein MTTTPTLDAAANGATEAIDKRFSPPKQSAFAARFEAQKIAFGPVVFQCVRYAWKRGMLETLAGAGDAGLDMEQLLADGRWTAYALKLALESCLSAGVVELKQGRWVLDKTGYCLISDRITQININFVQDVCYQGLFDLERSLDEERPLGLAHLGPWPTIYEGLSTLQEPARTSWFEFDHFYSDTSFPDILPDVFATAPRRVMDIGANTGKFSRAALAYNADFELNLVDLPQQLELARATLTEAGSVGRAKFHGRNMLDDSAALPEGMDIVWMSQFLSCFGEPQIASIFRRVADALAPGGQVLILDTLWDRQRYDIAAYCLINTSPYFTAMASGNSKVYQSGDYLRLAAQAGLKLVTMRDNIGYCHSLMRLTKA, encoded by the coding sequence ATGACCACGACCCCGACCCTGGACGCCGCAGCGAACGGCGCCACCGAGGCCATCGACAAGCGCTTCTCCCCGCCCAAGCAGAGCGCCTTCGCCGCGCGCTTCGAGGCGCAGAAGATCGCCTTCGGTCCGGTCGTCTTCCAGTGCGTGCGCTACGCGTGGAAGCGCGGCATGCTGGAGACGCTGGCCGGCGCGGGTGACGCCGGACTCGACATGGAACAACTGCTGGCAGACGGCCGCTGGACCGCCTACGCGCTCAAGCTCGCGCTGGAGTCCTGCCTGTCGGCGGGCGTGGTCGAGCTGAAGCAGGGCCGCTGGGTGCTGGACAAGACCGGCTACTGCCTGATCAGCGACCGCATCACGCAGATCAACATCAACTTCGTCCAGGACGTCTGCTACCAGGGCCTGTTCGACCTGGAACGCTCGCTCGACGAGGAGCGCCCGCTGGGCCTGGCACACCTCGGCCCGTGGCCGACGATCTACGAGGGCCTGTCGACGCTGCAGGAACCGGCGCGCACCAGCTGGTTCGAGTTCGACCACTTCTACTCCGACACCTCGTTCCCGGACATCCTGCCCGACGTCTTCGCCACCGCGCCCCGGCGCGTGATGGACATCGGCGCCAACACCGGCAAGTTCAGCCGCGCGGCCCTGGCCTACAACGCCGACTTCGAGCTCAACCTGGTCGACCTGCCGCAGCAACTCGAGCTGGCCCGCGCCACGCTGACCGAGGCCGGCAGCGTCGGCCGCGCGAAGTTCCACGGCCGCAACATGCTCGACGACAGCGCCGCGTTGCCCGAAGGCATGGACATCGTCTGGATGAGCCAGTTCCTGAGCTGCTTCGGCGAACCGCAGATCGCCAGCATCTTCCGCCGCGTGGCGGACGCGCTGGCGCCCGGCGGCCAGGTGCTGATCCTGGACACGCTGTGGGACCGCCAGCGCTACGACATCGCCGCGTACTGCCTGATCAACACCTCGCCGTACTTCACCGCGATGGCCAGCGGGAACTCCAAGGTCTACCAGAGCGGCGACTACCTGCGCCTGGCCGCGCAGGCCGGCCTGAAGCTCGTCACGATGCGCGACAACATCGGCTACTGCCACAGCCTGATGCGGCTGACGAAGGCGTGA